The following proteins are encoded in a genomic region of Brachypodium distachyon strain Bd21 chromosome 1, Brachypodium_distachyon_v3.0, whole genome shotgun sequence:
- the LOC112270078 gene encoding uncharacterized protein LOC112270078 → MANFPCDTTPHLPPGTTIVPPGPLRAQRGYAVLGRNLPIICEEWTIAILASHVEIEDYEEGLHIIRHFLAKQNWQICSTSRYVMGSALVQFVTSCDRDTAVNSAPFHIDDMVLRFIPRNRGLNHRDAVFSHDVWIMLTNYPLEGWDVEAVSDAFVPYGGFLVWNKEVSNKARILVKIRAYDVDTLPLSIVILSNSNHVGNGESWTCPLYIQSSNMIGTPAADEDPLPPDGATPHPMALQFHNIWQDADAHVPYAPHVHELNAQAPEEPPVQRDNVIVIDEQDNDPLVDVNLNAMDGQISPYNSVGSFIAIERSIWSARGRGGVNRRLTSFNLFLKDTST, encoded by the coding sequence ATGGCGAACTTTCCTTGCGATACCACGCCTCACCTCCCACCTGGCACCACGATCGTTCCTCCTGGCCCATTGCGCGCGCAACGTGGTTATGCTGTTTTGGGCAGGAACTTGCCGATCATTTGTGAGGAGTGGACGATTGCCATCCTGGCATCGCACGTGGAGATTGAAGACTATGAGGAAGGCTTGCACATCATCCGCCACTTCCTCGCCAAGCAGAACTGGCAGATTTGTTCGACCTCACGCTATGTCATGGGCTCTGCCCTGGTCCAGTTCGTGACCTCCTGCGACCGCGACACTGCCGTCAACTCTGCGCCCTTCCACATCGATGACATGGTACTTCGCTTTATTCCCCGGAATCGTGGTCTCAATCATAGGGATGCTGTCTTTTCACATGATGTCTGGATTATGCTCACGAACTATCCACTTGAGGGCTGGGATGTAGAGGCTGTATCCGATGCTTTTGTGCCATATGGGGGTTTTTTGGTCTGGAACAAAGAAGTATCCAACAAAGCTAGGATCCTCGTTAAGATTAGAGCTTATGATGTTGATACCCTGCCTCTTAGCATTGTTATTCTGAGCAACTCCAATCATGTTGGCAATGGTGAATCTTGGACATGCCCACTGTACATTCAATCTAGCAACATGATTGGTACACCTGCTGCGGATGAGGATCCCCTGCCTCCTGATGGTGCCACTCCCCATCCCATGGCACTTCAATTTCATAACATATGGCAGGATGCGGATGCACATGTTCCTTATGCTCCTCATGTACATGAGCTTAATGCTCAAGCACCTGAAGAACCACCTGTTCAGCGTGATAATGTTATTGTTATTGATGAGCAAGATAATGATCCCCTGGTGGATGTCAACTTGAATGCTATGGATGGTCAGATCAGTCCATATAACTCTGTTGGCAGCTTCATTGCCATTGAAAGATCGATATGGTCGGCtagagggaggggaggggtgaataggcgactaacaagttttaaccttttcttgaaagatacaagcACTTAA